One Anastrepha obliqua isolate idAnaObli1 chromosome 6, idAnaObli1_1.0, whole genome shotgun sequence DNA window includes the following coding sequences:
- the LOC129250484 gene encoding uncharacterized protein LOC129250484 — protein sequence MKPYPHSVTNTPEQKKFNYRLSKCRRVVENAFGHLKARFRRIGKGVDNHIKNVNTVISCACVLHNFLIAEKDLILENWLVEMHRDSRRNIQYGTNAVDRSEGESIRNALKEYFSAEASCSAGDDGGENVNEADGAASFEEHEGDIGEFDGAGEATESGMPTYINRN from the exons ATGAAGCCATATCCGCATAGTGTGACCAATACAcccgaacaaaaaaaattcaactataGATTGTCTAAGTGCCGGCGTGTTGTGGAAAATGCTTTTGGCCATTTAAAAGCCCG ATTTAGGAGAATTGGAAAAGGCGTGGATAACCACATCAAAAATGTAAACACAGTTATTTCATGTGCATgtgttttacataattttttgattgctGAGAAggatttaattttggaaaattggcTAGTGGAAATGCATCGCGATTCCAGGCGCAATATTCAATACGGCACCAATGCAGTTGACCGATCTGAAGGAGAATCGATAAGAAATGCGTTAAAGGAATATTTCA gTGCGGAAGCTTCGTGCAGTGCTGGAGACGATGGTGGCGAAAATGTAAACGAAGCAGACGGAGCAGCTTCGTTTGAGGAGCATGAAGGTGATATCGGCGAATTTGATGGAGCTGGCGAAGCAACCGAATCAGGCATgcctacatatataaatagaaattaa